The DNA segment GCTGCTCTTGGTACGAAAATATTTTCGCAGTGACAGTCGGTGAAACTGGGAAGTTCTACATCAATCCGATGATTTTCACGGTCTCGTAGGCCCATACCCCCATGAACAATCCGATAGCGAGCAGGAGCATGAGCCTGCGCCATTGAGGAGCCTTGTCCCACGGCTGATTCTCATAGTAGGCGGCGGCGCCAAGAATGACTGCGGGCATAAGCGGGAAGTGATAACGCGGCAGACCGTAACTGATAAATGCGGCAAGCGCGGCAAATGAGAGTTGGAGAATAAAGAATCCTCTGGCAGGGAACTTTTGCACGAGATAGAATCCGCACAGGCCGAGGAGGACGAGAATCGCAAACGGTATGGCCATCAAGATTAGCGCACCGAGCGGCTGCTCGCGCAGAGTCTCCGCCAATGATTCGGAGCCGCGTACGGGAGCGAAGTGCGCGAGCATCGCCATGTCTGTTGACCAAAGGTAAGCAAACTTAGTTGCCCACATGCCAAAGGTGTCGCGCCAGTGTCCCTGCACGAACTCCTTGGCGGCGTGTGCGGCGGCAACGTCGCGCTGAGCTTCGGTGCGTGCTTCCCGGGGAATGATTCCTTCAACTCGTTCGTCAAAGAGATAACCGCCGTTCATGTAGGGATTGTTGCCAATCAGGAGATTGATTCCGCCGTTAGTGTTCAGCGAGAATCGTTCCATCACTATTTGGTTGCGAATCATCCACGGCAGCATGACGACAAGCGCACCGATTAAAACGAATGAGACGGCTTTGGCTCGAACGGCGAAAGACGTTTCATATCGAACCAGAAAGACATAGATGAAGACAGTTGCGAGCAGAATTGCACCGGCGGCGCGAGTCAAACACAACAATCCCAGGACTATGCCAAGAATCAACGCATCGCGCACAGCATAACCATTGTCATCAAGCCTGTCGTGCAACCAGATTGCCAAAACCCAGAAAAACACAAACAACGTTTCTGTCAACAGCAGCGAGCTGAAGACCGCTGCCGCCGGGTAAAGCATCCAAACCGTTAATACACCATACGCTGTGGTTTCCGTGAATCGTTTGGCAGCAACAAGATAGAGAAAGACTCCCGTAATCAAACTCAGCAACAACTGAAGGTAAAATATCGGCTTGAAATCACCTCCGCTGACCGTCATTACTCCCGCGACGGTGTACGGCAACAACATGTCTCGATAAGCGGTTGGTTCTCCATCAAATGAAAACCCGTTACCCAACCAGATATTCTGCCCGATTTCGAGATACTCGGGTTCGTCGGGTGCGCGCAGGAGCGCACCTTCGGGGCGCAATTCCAGTACGAACAACCGAAAGCCCGCACCGATAATCAGCAGTGATAGAATGATAGAGAGTCGTTTCATCGCGTGCTCCGAGTGAAACTAAATGAGAAAACGGAGAGGCCATCCTCTCCGTTCATTCTCGACAACCGAATTTGATTGATTACGCCGGAACTTGCGCCGCTTCTTCCATGGTGGCGCGCAGATTCACAAGGCAATCGGGCGAGGCATACTGTCCGCCGGAGCAGTTGGTCACATGCTTCACGAAGGCGGCAAGGCGTTCCAGAGTGTTTTCTTCGAGGTGATGCTCCATGACTGAGGCTTCGCGTTCGGCAGCCTCGG comes from the bacterium genome and includes:
- a CDS encoding glycosyltransferase family 39 protein; this translates as MKRLSIILSLLIIGAGFRLFVLELRPEGALLRAPDEPEYLEIGQNIWLGNGFSFDGEPTAYRDMLLPYTVAGVMTVSGGDFKPIFYLQLLLSLITGVFLYLVAAKRFTETTAYGVLTVWMLYPAAAVFSSLLLTETLFVFFWVLAIWLHDRLDDNGYAVRDALILGIVLGLLCLTRAAGAILLATVFIYVFLVRYETSFAVRAKAVSFVLIGALVVMLPWMIRNQIVMERFSLNTNGGINLLIGNNPYMNGGYLFDERVEGIIPREARTEAQRDVAAAHAAKEFVQGHWRDTFGMWATKFAYLWSTDMAMLAHFAPVRGSESLAETLREQPLGALILMAIPFAILVLLGLCGFYLVQKFPARGFFILQLSFAALAAFISYGLPRYHFPLMPAVILGAAAYYENQPWDKAPQWRRLMLLLAIGLFMGVWAYETVKIIGLM